ACAACATCAATGTCATTGTCGTCACCGATCCATCACAGGGCAGGGCGGGCAGGGTGAGCTGGAATGAATACAGTTACGGGGGCACCCTCCAGGTGAGAAAGGATTATGAGCTGAAGTCGGTCGGAGAGGGCAATGTACTGGCCGGTTTCCAGCTGGACGGGATGGAACTGTACGATAGCTATTACCTGATGGGAGATAACGGGGAAGTGGACACCGTGGTCGATTCCGATGCAAAACCTGTGCTGGAAAGGGGCACCGAAACGATCTACTCGGGTTTTGTCCAGGTGAAGCAACGACTGGGTCAACAGGTCATCCTGAACATGGGCGGCCGTTATGATTACAAACAGCGGCATAAGGGAAATCCGGTGACCAATTTCAGTCCCCGGTTATCCGTCATTTATCTGCCCTCTGAAACGTTTGCCCTGAAGGCATCGTTTGCCCAGTCGTTCGTCGATGCCCCGTACTGGTACCGCTACAATTCCCTTCCGAGTTACAAGGGTTCGGAGAACCTGCTTCCGGAGCATCTTACCTCGCTGCAGCTGACAGCCGATCTGAGCGCTCTGGACAGCAAGATGGAGCTGGAGGGGAACGTGTTCTACAATCACCTGAAGGATTTTATTTACCGGGATCCCGAGGCCACCGGCGATGAACCCCGTTATCGTAACGCCGGCCGGCTGGAGTCGGTCGGTGCGGAAGGCAGTATGAAATATGCCCTTGACCCGATGCGCATTCATGCCAACGTCACCTGGCAATATGCCCTTGATGCGGAGGATTACGGAGTGACGGGTAACCGGATCCACAACGCACCAGGTTGGCAGGGAAACCTTCTCTTCGATTTCAATCCTGTGTACAGGCAATACAAGAACCTGTGGTTCAATATCACGCTGCGGTATATCGGATCGCAGCTTTCCCCTGTGATGAACACGTACCTGGATGGTGATCCATTCAGTGATCCCGATAACGAGGTGGATCCGGTCTTTCTGGTCAATGCTGGCTTCAGGGTGGAGAAAATAAAGGGTTTTTCGCTGGATGCGCGGGTCTGCAATCTTTTCGGCACTTCGTACACGCAGGGCGGCAGCACGGTGTTTCCGTATCCCCAGGAGGGGAGATGGTTCAGGGTGGAGGTGGGGTACCGGTTTTAATCGGCAATCGGCAATCGGTAATCGGCAAACGGCGAACGGCGAACCTTTTTTTAGCCTTTTCATCGTTGAAAATAAAAAACTTCATACATTTGCAGTCCTTTTTGAGCTGCAAGCTGCAAGCCGCAAGCTGCAGCAGGCTGCAAGAAAAAATCCAAAGCTTGAAGCTTGAAGCCTTAGACTTGTAGCTTGAAGTTTATAACACTAAGAAAATTCATTGCATATGGCCGTTATCTCAAGAATCAGAAAACATTCGACCCTGTTGATCATCATCGTGGGTGTTGCATTGGCATCTTTTGTTCTCGGTGATTTTCTGGGTCCAAGAAAGAGCAAAAGTCAACAGCAATTCGCGAACGTTGGCGTGGTGAACGGACAGGAAATTACCGGCAAAGAATTCAATAACAAGGTGGAGGAAAGCCTGGAAATTCAGCGTCAGAACAGTCAGTCGGACAACATTTCCAGTGATGAGGCCTTCAGTATTCGCCAGTCGATTTGGGATCAGATGGTCAGCGAGATCATCCTGGGCGATCAGTATAAGAAACTGGGCCTCGACGTATCGGTGGATGAACTGGATGACCAGATCCGCGGAGCAGAACCGCATAGCTACATCCTTCAGAATTTCAGGGATCCGAATACGGGTACGTATGATCCCAGTACGGTCACACAATTCCTCCAGAATTTCAATCAGCTGGATCCTTCCATCCAGCAACGGTATTTGATGCTCGAAAAGATGATCAAGGACGACCGGGCCCGCACCAAGTACGACAATCTGGTCAGCTACGGCTATTACATGCCGACTGTTCTTGCCCAGAAGGACTATGAGGAAAAGAATACCAGGGCGACCATTAGGATTACCGGGCTTAAATACACCACCATTCCTGATACCTCGATCACGCTGACCGAATCAGATTATCAGAAATACTACGATGAGCACAAGGGAGAGTTTAAACAGGAACCAATGGCCGATCTTGATTATGTGGTTTTTGACGTGGTTCCCTCGGCTCAGGACAGGCAGGCACAGGCTGATGAGATCAACAAGGCTTACAATGATTTTCAGACTACACAGAATATTCCTTCTTTCGTGAATACGTTTTCGGATTCCCGCTATGACAGTACCTGGTTCCGGGCCGGACAGCTTCCTGTCAGGATCGACTCGGTCATGTTCAATTCACCTGTGGGGACCTTTTATCCGCCCTATGTTGAAAATGACATCTATTACATGGCCAGGCTGATGGATATCCAGATGCGTCCTGATTCCATGCGTGCCAGTCATATCCTGGTGTCGTACCAGGGAGCGCAGGGTGCGGATGCAACGGTAACCCGGACCAGGGAGCAGGCCGAACGACGGGCAGATAGCCTGATGAACGTTGTTAAAAATGCCATGGAAAGGTTTTCCTTTTATGCACGGGAATTTTCAGATGACCCCTCTTCTGAACAAAATGGCGGCGATCTTGACTGGTTTCCCGACGGGGCCATGGTCCCTGCATTCAATAAGGCTGTGATGGATGGCAAAGTGGGTGATATCGTGAAAACCGAAACTCCCTTTGGATTCCATGTCATTCATGTCACCGGCAAAAAGGAACCCACCAAGAAGGTACGCGTCGCCATCGTATCGCGCGCCATTGAACCAAGCAAGGAAACCTACCAGCAGGTGTTTCTTGCAGCCAGTGATTTTGCCACCCGAAACAATACCCGCGAGAAATTTGACATCGCGGTGATCAACCAGGGATTGAACAAACGAACGTCTGATAACCTGGTCAAAATGTCTAACTCCATCCCTGGGGTGGAATTTCCCCGGCAGATTCTCTACTGGGCCTTCAATGAAAAGACGGCTGAAGGAAGTGTTTCCCCGGTATATGACATGGGGAAGAGCTCTGTGGTGGCTCTTCTGAAAAAGCGTTATGAAAAGGGGACAGCACCGCTGGAAGCAGTCAAAACCCGGATAGAACCTCTGGTCAGGCGTGAGAAAAAAGCTGAAATTCTGATGGGGAGGCTCCAGCAGATCACCAGTCAGACCAAAGACCTGCCCTCCATTGCCAGCCAGCTGAATTCAAAAGTGGATACCCTCCAGAATATCACCTTCGGATCGTCCAATCTTCCCGGCGGCTATGGGCCGGAAAAAGAGGTCATCGGGACCATTTTTTCCCTGAACCAGGGACAAACGGCAGGACCGGTCAAAGGGACCCAGGGAGTTTATGTCTTTACCGTGGATGCCTTTGATAAACCAGCCGTGCTTTCAGATTACACACAGCAGAAAAAGACCCTTCTCAACGCAGTCAGGGGAAGAGCCGGACGCGAAGCCTACAATGCCCTCCTGGAAAACGCGGATCTGGAAGACAACAGAATTATGTTCTATTAAAATCAAAGAACAAAGAGCAAATTTCAAAAATCAAAAGTACTTTTGAAATTTGATTTATGATCTTTGCTCTTAGATAAGTTCCAGCCGTTTTATATCCAGCTTAATGAAAATGAACAGCATGATCGTAAACGCCCAGAGCGACGATCCCCCGTAGCTGAGAAAGGGCAAGGGAATCCCGATCACAGGCGCCACGCCGATGGTCATGCCGATATTGATCGCGAAATGAGTGAACAGGATGGAGGCAACCCCATAACCATAAATTCGGCTAAAGGTTGTCCGCTGCCGTTCGGCTTTCAGGATGATGCGGACGATCAGCAAGACATAAAGTCCCACAACGATCGTACTGCCCAGAAATCCCCATTCTTCCCCGACCGTACAGAAAATAAAATCCGTACTCTGTGCCGGAACAAAATCGAATTTGGTCTGGGTACCCTGGAGGAAACCTTTTCCAAAAAACCCACCTGAACCGATGGCTATCTTTGACTGGTTTACATTATAGCCGATTCCCCGGGGATCATCCTCAATTCCCAGCAGGACTTTCACCCGGTTTTGTTGATGCTCTTCCAGTAAATTGTCAAAAGCCAGATCCACCGCGAACACATATCCGGTGGCCAGGACCAAAAGACCAAGGATGATCAGTATTTTTTTTAGGGACCTGCCGTGGCGCCGGATAAAAATGGCCATGATCGCGCTAACGGCAAGGATCCCGATCAGAAGCAGATGGTCGAGCACAAGGCTCAGTACGGAAAGTACAATGATGAACAGGCCTGTCAGCATGATCTTGTTGGATATTCCCTCCCTGAACAAGACAATGACAAATCCTGCGAACATCAATGCCGTGCCCGTATCGTTCTCCAGGAGGATCAACACCACGGGGATACCAATGATCAGGATCGTATTCAGCTGTGTCCGGAAGCTTTTGAGATTGATATCCATCGTTCCCATATACCGGGCCAGTGCCAGAGCGGTGGTCACTTTTGCAAATTCAGAAGGCTGAATGGAGAATGAACCCAACTGGAACCAGGCTTTTGCTCCGGAGATTTCTTTCCCCAGGAAAAGCACGGCGACAAGGAGGACCAGCATCAAAAGGTATAGGATGAAGGAAAACGCGTTGTAGAATTTTGCGTCCACTGCCAGGATGAACAGTGCCAGAACAACGGAAGTCACGATCCAGACAAGCTGTCGTCCGTAATTTTGGCTGATGTCGAAGATACTCCGGTGCTCCTCGTTGTAAACCGCTGCATAGATATTGATCCATCCAATGAGCACAAGGGCAACGTAAAGGCCGACCATTACCCAGTCGATATTGTAAAATATGTTTTGCTCTCTTCTCACCTGGAATCGATCAAATTACTGGTGACCATATTTTCTTCAACATTCAGACGCTTTACCTCGCCATTGATGTATTTCTCGATCATCAACGTTGCAATCGGGGCGGCCCACGTGGCTCCGAAGCCACTGTTTTCGACCACCACGGCCACAGCGATCTTTGGATTATCCTTTGGTGCGAACGATACAAAGATCGAGTGGTCTTTTCCGTGAGGATTTTCTGCTGTTCCGGTTTTCCCGCAAATGGCAATATCAGGCACCCTGTACCAGCGGCCTGTTCCTTCCGGACCGTCCATTACCCTGCTCATGCCCTCCACCACTACCTGGCAGTGGACAGGACTGATGGTGGTCATCATTTTTTCCCTGTAGTCAGCATCAGGGATGGAATCGTTGATGGATCGCAACAGATGAGGTTTATAATAATAACCCCTGTTGGCAATGATGGCTGCAAAATTGGCCAGTTGAAGGGGAGTGGCCAGGATCTCACCCTGACCGATGGAAAGGGAACGGATGGTTAATGCTTTCCAGCCATTCTTACCGAAGTATTTATCATAATACCCGGGTTGCGGAATAAAGCCTTTGCTTTCGTTGAAAAGGTCAGAATTGAAGCGGGCTCCGAATCCAAAGCTCAGAACATGCCTGCGCCACATGGTATAGGAATCATGAATATCGCTGCGGCTAACCATGATCGAACGGAATGTCTGCCAGAAATAGGGATTGCACGATATTTCGATCGCGCGGTACATGTTCAGGGGATTGGAGTGGTAGTGACTGCACTTGATGGGTACGGTGGCTGTTCCCTGGCAGCCATACGTGGTGGAGGGTGTGCTGATCCCCTCCTGGAGCGCAATCAGGGCATTGATCGATTTAAAGGTGGATCCCGGAGGATACGTGGCTGAAAGTGCCCGGTTGAACAGGGGCTGCAATGAATCGGCAGAAAGGATCTGGTAGTTGGTGCTTCGCACTCTGCCAACCAGCAGGTTGGGATCATACGCAGGGGCGGATACCAGTGCCAGGATCTCACCGGTGGAGGGTTCAATGGCTACGATGCTTCCTTTTTTGTTGGTCATCAGGCGTTCACCATATGCCTGAAGTTTGGCATCAATCGAAATATAGATGTCCTGTCCTTTAACGGCCGTGGAATCAAATTTACCTTCCTGAAAAGATCCTTTTTCCCGCCCGAATACATCAACCAGTACCCGCTTGACCCCCTTTTTCCCGCGCAAGACCCCTTCATAGGTTTTTTCAAGGCCGCTGATCCCGATGTAGTCACCTGATTTGTAGTAGGGGTCCTCCTCAATGGTCATTGGACTTGCTTCACCGATATACCCCAAAGTATGCGCTGCGATGCGGGTGGGGTAATAACGTAGCGTACGCGACTGCACATAGAAACCAGGAAACTTATGTAGTTTCTCCTTGAAAAAGCTGAAGGATTCCTTGGAAATCTGCTTTTCGAAAATGGAGGCTTTACGCATCGAGTATTTTTTGGCTTTCATCAGCCGCTCTTTGATTTCCTCCTTATCAAGACCGATCAGCTGGCTGAATTCCAACGTGTCGAAGGCAGTTACCTGGGAGGGGATCACCATCAGATCAAATGCTGCTTCATTGTAGACCATCAGCTCTCCGTGACGGTCATAGATCAGCCCCCTGGCAGGATATTGCGTGATCACCCTGACGACATTGTTCTGGGCCGACAGGATATAACTTTTATCAATGATCTGGAGGTAAAAGAGCCTGAAGATGAAGATTACCCCGATAAGCAGGATAAATCCGATGATAATGAGTTTTCGCTGTTCATCCTGGGCTTTCATGGCAGGTCATCTTCCCGGAAAAGCGGGGTTCGTTTACCTGCAAAAATACAGGATTAAGGGATAAGATCCTGTGCCTGCAGAAATAAAAAAGAGACTGCCTCAGACCCTGAAGCAGTCTCTTTTCTCACCGGGCAGTACCCTTAGGAAATCTTTATCTCTCTGGCCGGTTTTTCTTTCGCTTCCTCTTTCTTAGGGATCGTAATGGTCAGGATGCCCTCGTTGTAACTGGCCGTGATCTGGTCGGCAGCCACTGTAAGCGGTAAGGTAAAGGACCGGGAGAAAGAACTGTAGCTGAATTCTCTCCGCATGAAGCGGGTCTCCTTTTCCTCCTTGTTCTCTTCCTTTTCGGAGGAGATGGTGAGCACGTTGTTTTCCACCTGGATCTTATAATCCTTTTTGGTGAGACCGGGGGCTGCAATTTCCAGCTTAAAGTCATCTTTGCCTTCCAGAATGTTCACGGCAGGCATGCTGATCCCTGTTTTGTCATCAAAGAAATCAGCCAGAAAATCCTTGCCGAAAAATTCATCCACAAAACCCGGTACGAATGATTTACGTCTGATTGCTGGTAACATAATTTGGTCCTCCTATAATTTGATGGTTGTTTGTTGTTGTTATTTGCTCGGCGCTTTCAGCGCCTCGCGTCATTCGTGGTTATATGCTCGGCACTTCGTGCCTCGCGTCATTCGTGNNNNNNNNNNNNNNNNNNNNNNNNNNNNNNNNNNNNNNNNNNNNNNNNNNNNNNNNNNNNNNNNNNNNNNNNNNNNNNNNNNNNNNNNNNNNNNNNNNNNCACTTCGTGCCTCGCGTCATTCGTGGTTATATGCTCGGCACTTCGTGCCTCGCGTCATTCGTGGTCATTCGTTGCAAGACAATAAATGACCATGAATGACCATGAATAACTATGACTAACTTATTGTATGACCATGAATGACCATAAATGACTTTCAAATTACCAATCCCATTATAGTCAAATTTTATACCGATAGAAAAATGAAAGAGAAAAGGATGATTACTACGCCATTATGGCATAAAAAGGTCGAAGGATTTAAATAAACATGTCATAACGGCAGATTTATCGATTTTCAGGCCGCATTTGCGGAAAAAAGATCACATCCTGGATGGAAGGCGAGTTGGTCATGATCATCGCCAGGCGGTCGATGCCGATACCGAGTCCTGCCGTCGGAGGCATTCCGAACTCAAGTGCGCGGAGAAAGTCCTCATCGAGCACCATGTATTCTTCATCTCCTCTCCTGGCCAGTTCTTTCTGGGCCTCAAAGCGGACCCGCTGATCAAGGGGATCGTTCAGCTCGGAGAAGGCGTTGCAGATCTCCTTGCCGTTGCAAATGGCTTCGAAACGCTCGACAAGTCCCTCCTGCGAGCGGTGCTTTTTTGCCAGGGGCGACATTTCCACGGGGTAGTCCATGATGAAGGTCGGTTGTATCAGGTTGGGCTCGCACGTTTCACTGAAGATGGCATCGATCAGCTTTCCTTTTCCCATGGAGGCATCGGTTTCGATACCGAGCTTCTTTGACAAAGCCGTCAGGGCCGCCTCATCCATCCCTGAAATATCTTCTCCGGTGTACTTTTTAATGACCTCATACATGGTGTATCTCTTCCAGGGGCGTTTGAAATCAATGATGTGATCACCATACGTGACCGTGGTGGTGTTGTTGGTTTCCACGGCGATGCGTTCCACCATCTCCTCCACCAGTTCCATCATCCACTGGTAATCTTTGTAAGCGACATAGAGTTCCATCTGGGTGAACTCGGGATTGTGAAAGCGATCCATTCCTTCGTTGCGGAAATCTTTCGAGAATTCATAGACACCGTCGTAGCCACCCACGATCAGCCGCTTCAGGTAAAGCTCGTCGGCGATTCGGAGATACAGCTTCATATCCAGCGAGTTGTGATGGGTCAGGAAGGGACGGGCGGCGGCACCACCGTAGAGGGGCTGCAGGATGGGGGTTTCCACCTCCAGGTAGCCTTTTTCATTCAGGAAGTTCCTCATCGAATCCACCAGCCGTGTACGTTTCATGAAGGTCTCCTTTACATGCGGGTTCACGATCAGGTCAAGGTAGCGCTGGCGGTAGCGCTGTTCGGGATCGGTGAAGGCATCGAATACCTGGGCATCCTTTTCTTTCACGATGGGCAACGGCCGGAGCGATTTGGCGAGCACCTTCATTTCACGGACGTGGATGGTGATCTCGCCCATATGGGTAACAAAAACAAATCCCTTGATGCCGATGATGTCCCCAATGTCGAGCAGACGTTTAAAGACGGTATTGTACAGCGTTTTATCTTCACCCGGACAGACGTCATCGCGCCGAATGTAGAACTGTATCCTGCCCGTGGCATCCTGAATCTCTCCAAATGAAGCAGCTCCCATGATCCGGCGGCTCATGATCCGCCCTGCCAGGCTGACATCCTGGTACAACGACTGATCCCCGGGAAAATGTTGAAGGATTTCCTGTGTGGTGACATTGACCTCAAAACCTTCCGCAGGATACGGATCGATACCGAGCTGTATGAGCTCTTTCAGCGAGTTCCTTCGGATGATCTCCTGTTCTTTGAGTTCTTCAGGCATGCTTTTAAATATTTTCCACAAAAGTACTGAATATCCTTTGAAACTTCTCATTCTCCTTCTACTTCCACCTCTATCTGGGTAATCGTTAATGGAATTTCACTATTTTTGCGTCCATGGCAAACAACGAAGAACTTTTCCGCAAGATCATCGCCCATGCCAAGGAGTATGGGTTCGTGTTCCCGTCGAGCGAGATCTACGACGGGCTGGGTGCCGTGTATGATTACGGCCAGTACGGTGTTGAACTGAAGAACAACATCAAGGATTACTGGTGGAAGGCGATGGTTCAGTACCACGAAAACATCGTGGGGCTGGATGCGGCCATCTTCATGCATCCGACCGTATGGAAAGCATCGGGACATGTGGACGCGTTCAGCGACCCAATGATCGACAACAAAGACTCCAAGAAGCGTTACCGTGCAGATGTACTCGTGGAAGATTACATGGCGAAGATCGAGCAAAAGATCGATAAAGAGGTGGAAAAAGCAACTGCCCGCTTTAGTGAGTCCTTCGATAAGGAAAAGTTTATCACCACCTACCCCCGCGTGATCGAGTACCAGGAAAAACGGGATGCCATCGCCAAACGGCTTTATTCAGCCATGGACCGGAACGATCTGGCTGACATGAAGAAACTGATCGAAGACCTGGAGATCGCCTGCCCTGTTTCAGGTACTAAAAACTGGACGGAAGTGCGCCAGTTCAACCTGATGTTCTCCACCAGACTGGGTTCGGTTAGTGACGAGACCAATGAGATCTACCTGCGGCCGGAAACGGCCCAGGGTATTTTCGTCAACTTCCTGAACGTCCAGAAGACAGGGCGCATGAAGATCCCGTTTGGGATCGCCCAGGTGGGGAAAGCGTTCCGCAATGAGATCGTGGCCAGGCAGTTCCTGTTCCGCATGCGCGAATTCGAGCAGATGGAGATGCAGTTCTTCGTCAGGCCCGGCGAGGAAATGCAGTGGTACGAATACTGGAAACAGGAGCGCATGAACTGGCACCTGGGCATGGGGATCCCGGCATCAAAGTACCGGTTCCATAACCATGAGAAGCTGGCCCACTATGCCAATGCCGCCGCCGACATCGAGTTTGAATTCCCCATCGGATTCAAGGAGATCGAAGGGATCCACTCCCGAACCGATTTTGACCTGGGCTCGCATGAGAAATTCTCCGGCAAGAAGATGCAGTATTTTGACACCGAGCGCAACGAAGGATATATCCCTTATGTGATCGAAACATCCATTGGCCTCGACCGGACATTCCTGGCAGTGTTGAGCAATGCCTATAAAGAAGAGGTGCTCGACGACGGCTCGGAGCGTGTGGTGCTTGCACTGCCGCCCTTCCTCGCCCCGATCAAAGTAGCCGTTTTGCCACTGATAAAGAAGGACGGATTGCCCGACAAGGCCCGCGAGATCATGGATGGACTGAAAGGCGAGTTCATGTGCTTCTACGAAGAAAAAGATACCATCGGCCGGAGGTACCGCCGCCAGGACGCCATCGGCACCCCCTACTGCATCACCATCGACCATCAGACGCTGCAGGACAATACGGTTACCATCCGCGAGAGAGATACCATGCTTCAGGATCGGATACCGGTTGAAAAGGTGGAAGATATCGTCAGGAAGAAGCTTTTTTTGAAAGGAGATAGGAGAGAGGAGAAATGAGAGATGAGAGATAGATGAGAAATTATTTCTCCTTTCTCCTTTCTCCTTTCTCCTCTCTCATTTCGAAACTAATTCATGCTGAAACAAGAGCTTCCAATCGTGTGATTTAATTTCCGCGAGGAATCCCTTCTTTTCCTCCCGTACCAGTTCCGGATCAAGATCATACGACATTCCAATGTCAGGATCAAGATGAACGGAGGTTGGTATCAGGTCACCTGCAAAAACGATCGTCTCATTCCCTGAGGATATTATGGGAATCATCAGGCCGCGGGTGTGGCCATGAAAGATCCGGACGGTGATCCCTGCAATGATCTCGGATTCCTTATCCACAAGCCTCAGCTTTCCCGATTCCTTCATAGGCAGGAACGTATGTTCAAAGAATGAATCCGGCTCCCGGTCCACTGTGTTTTGGGCCCAGTCCCACTGCACCCGGCTGACCCAGTGGGTCGCCCTCGGGAAGGTCAGAGCCGCTTCTTTCGGACTGGATGAACCGGGAAGCAACCGCACACTACCTCCGCAATGGTCGAAATGAAGATGCGTCAGGATTACATCGGTGATGTCGGAAGGAGAAAGATCATACGGCTCAAGCAAGAATTTCCAGTCGCCTTCTGAACGATAATCATAAGAATCCAGAATTTCCCGGCCGATGAGCGTTCCCACGCCGGTATCGATCAGTATATTACGTGCTCCTGCCCTGATCAGCAGTGACCGGATGGGACATGTCACAGGATCGGTCTCCGGCAACCATGTACCGGGAGTAACGTCCGGGCTGGTAACGAACATGTCGGCCAGGGGAATATTCAGGAATCCGGTATTGATGGACACGCACTTCATTGCGGGAAAGAAAATTTCGACCAAAATAGTTAATTTCGTGGCATTCCATCTGCAAAGTCAGCATTTGAAGTTAGAATTTTTGTCAATCCGGACGATTCTTTATCTTTGTGAGGAGTAAAAAAGAAAGGGAATCCCATAGAATATAAAAATTTAAAGGTCCAGATAGACGATGGTATTGCTATCGTGACCAATAACCGGCCTGAGACATTGAATGCGCTGAATTCAAGCTTTTTCCATGAGATGGACGATGTGATGGATCGCCTTTCGGTGGATAAATCCGTCAGGATCATGATCCTGACCGGGGAAGGGAAAGCCTTTGCAGCCGGTGCCGATATATCAGAAATGGTCAATATGACCCCGGAAGAGGGAAAGGCCTTTTCGCAGCTGGGCCAGCGTATCTTTCGCCGTTTCTTTTCGATGGAGATCCCGGTGATTGCTGCCATCAACGGCTTTGCACTCGGTGGCGGTCTGGAGCTGACGTTGGGCTGTGACATCCGTATTGCCAGTACCAACGCCAAATTCGGACAACCGGAAGTCAATCTGGGCATGATTCCCGGCTATGGCGGTACGCAGCGACTGCCACGGCTGATCGGACTGGGTAATGCACTTTATCTTCTGATGACAGCCGAACGGATCGGCGCAGAAGAAGCGCTCCGGATGGGCCTTGTTCAGAAGGTCGTGGAACCTGAACACCTGATGGAAGAGGCCCTGAAGATCGCCCATACGATCCTGTCAAAGGGACCGGAAGCGATCAGGAAAGTCAAATATGTGACCCGGACCGGCATCCAGCAGGATTTCATCACGGGCTGCGAACTTGAGTCGGAATATTTCAGCACTCAGTTCAAGGCAGAAGGGGAAGAGGGGATGCGGGCGTTTCTGGAGAAGCGCAAGCCGGAGTGGTAAAAGAGTCATTAAGTAGTCAT
Above is a genomic segment from Bacteroidales bacterium containing:
- the rodA gene encoding rod shape-determining protein RodA encodes the protein MRREQNIFYNIDWVMVGLYVALVLIGWINIYAAVYNEEHRSIFDISQNYGRQLVWIVTSVVLALFILAVDAKFYNAFSFILYLLMLVLLVAVLFLGKEISGAKAWFQLGSFSIQPSEFAKVTTALALARYMGTMDINLKSFRTQLNTILIIGIPVVLILLENDTGTALMFAGFVIVLFREGISNKIMLTGLFIIVLSVLSLVLDHLLLIGILAVSAIMAIFIRRHGRSLKKILIILGLLVLATGYVFAVDLAFDNLLEEHQQNRVKVLLGIEDDPRGIGYNVNQSKIAIGSGGFFGKGFLQGTQTKFDFVPAQSTDFIFCTVGEEWGFLGSTIVVGLYVLLIVRIILKAERQRTTFSRIYGYGVASILFTHFAINIGMTIGVAPVIGIPLPFLSYGGSSLWAFTIMLFIFIKLDIKRLELI
- a CDS encoding SurA N-terminal domain-containing protein yields the protein MAVISRIRKHSTLLIIIVGVALASFVLGDFLGPRKSKSQQQFANVGVVNGQEITGKEFNNKVEESLEIQRQNSQSDNISSDEAFSIRQSIWDQMVSEIILGDQYKKLGLDVSVDELDDQIRGAEPHSYILQNFRDPNTGTYDPSTVTQFLQNFNQLDPSIQQRYLMLEKMIKDDRARTKYDNLVSYGYYMPTVLAQKDYEEKNTRATIRITGLKYTTIPDTSITLTESDYQKYYDEHKGEFKQEPMADLDYVVFDVVPSAQDRQAQADEINKAYNDFQTTQNIPSFVNTFSDSRYDSTWFRAGQLPVRIDSVMFNSPVGTFYPPYVENDIYYMARLMDIQMRPDSMRASHILVSYQGAQGADATVTRTREQAERRADSLMNVVKNAMERFSFYAREFSDDPSSEQNGGDLDWFPDGAMVPAFNKAVMDGKVGDIVKTETPFGFHVIHVTGKKEPTKKVRVAIVSRAIEPSKETYQQVFLAASDFATRNNTREKFDIAVINQGLNKRTSDNLVKMSNSIPGVEFPRQILYWAFNEKTAEGSVSPVYDMGKSSVVALLKKRYEKGTAPLEAVKTRIEPLVRREKKAEILMGRLQQITSQTKDLPSIASQLNSKVDTLQNITFGSSNLPGGYGPEKEVIGTIFSLNQGQTAGPVKGTQGVYVFTVDAFDKPAVLSDYTQQKKTLLNAVRGRAGREAYNALLENADLEDNRIMFY
- the mrdA gene encoding penicillin-binding protein 2, translating into MKAQDEQRKLIIIGFILLIGVIFIFRLFYLQIIDKSYILSAQNNVVRVITQYPARGLIYDRHGELMVYNEAAFDLMVIPSQVTAFDTLEFSQLIGLDKEEIKERLMKAKKYSMRKASIFEKQISKESFSFFKEKLHKFPGFYVQSRTLRYYPTRIAAHTLGYIGEASPMTIEEDPYYKSGDYIGISGLEKTYEGVLRGKKGVKRVLVDVFGREKGSFQEGKFDSTAVKGQDIYISIDAKLQAYGERLMTNKKGSIVAIEPSTGEILALVSAPAYDPNLLVGRVRSTNYQILSADSLQPLFNRALSATYPPGSTFKSINALIALQEGISTPSTTYGCQGTATVPIKCSHYHSNPLNMYRAIEISCNPYFWQTFRSIMVSRSDIHDSYTMWRRHVLSFGFGARFNSDLFNESKGFIPQPGYYDKYFGKNGWKALTIRSLSIGQGEILATPLQLANFAAIIANRGYYYKPHLLRSINDSIPDADYREKMMTTISPVHCQVVVEGMSRVMDGPEGTGRWYRVPDIAICGKTGTAENPHGKDHSIFVSFAPKDNPKIAVAVVVENSGFGATWAAPIATLMIEKYINGEVKRLNVEENMVTSNLIDSR
- a CDS encoding glycine--tRNA ligase, which produces MANNEELFRKIIAHAKEYGFVFPSSEIYDGLGAVYDYGQYGVELKNNIKDYWWKAMVQYHENIVGLDAAIFMHPTVWKASGHVDAFSDPMIDNKDSKKRYRADVLVEDYMAKIEQKIDKEVEKATARFSESFDKEKFITTYPRVIEYQEKRDAIAKRLYSAMDRNDLADMKKLIEDLEIACPVSGTKNWTEVRQFNLMFSTRLGSVSDETNEIYLRPETAQGIFVNFLNVQKTGRMKIPFGIAQVGKAFRNEIVARQFLFRMREFEQMEMQFFVRPGEEMQWYEYWKQERMNWHLGMGIPASKYRFHNHEKLAHYANAAADIEFEFPIGFKEIEGIHSRTDFDLGSHEKFSGKKMQYFDTERNEGYIPYVIETSIGLDRTFLAVLSNAYKEEVLDDGSERVVLALPPFLAPIKVAVLPLIKKDGLPDKAREIMDGLKGEFMCFYEEKDTIGRRYRRQDAIGTPYCITIDHQTLQDNTVTIRERDTMLQDRIPVEKVEDIVRKKLFLKGDRREEK
- a CDS encoding Hsp20/alpha crystallin family protein, with protein sequence MLPAIRRKSFVPGFVDEFFGKDFLADFFDDKTGISMPAVNILEGKDDFKLEIAAPGLTKKDYKIQVENNVLTISSEKEENKEEKETRFMRREFSYSSFSRSFTLPLTVAADQITASYNEGILTITIPKKEEAKEKPAREIKIS
- the lysS gene encoding lysine--tRNA ligase; this translates as MPEELKEQEIIRRNSLKELIQLGIDPYPAEGFEVNVTTQEILQHFPGDQSLYQDVSLAGRIMSRRIMGAASFGEIQDATGRIQFYIRRDDVCPGEDKTLYNTVFKRLLDIGDIIGIKGFVFVTHMGEITIHVREMKVLAKSLRPLPIVKEKDAQVFDAFTDPEQRYRQRYLDLIVNPHVKETFMKRTRLVDSMRNFLNEKGYLEVETPILQPLYGGAAARPFLTHHNSLDMKLYLRIADELYLKRLIVGGYDGVYEFSKDFRNEGMDRFHNPEFTQMELYVAYKDYQWMMELVEEMVERIAVETNNTTTVTYGDHIIDFKRPWKRYTMYEVIKKYTGEDISGMDEAALTALSKKLGIETDASMGKGKLIDAIFSETCEPNLIQPTFIMDYPVEMSPLAKKHRSQEGLVERFEAICNGKEICNAFSELNDPLDQRVRFEAQKELARRGDEEYMVLDEDFLRALEFGMPPTAGLGIGIDRLAMIMTNSPSIQDVIFFPQMRPENR